One Glycine max cultivar Williams 82 chromosome 3, Glycine_max_v4.0, whole genome shotgun sequence DNA window includes the following coding sequences:
- the LOC100800590 gene encoding dnaJ protein homolog 1, translating into MFGRGGPRRSDNSKYYDILGISKNASEDEIKKAYRKAAMKNHPDKGGDPEKFKELGQAYEVLSDPEKKELYDQYGEDALKEGMGGGGSFHNPFDIFESFFGGASFGGGGSSRGRRQKHGEDVVHSLKVSLEDVYNGTTKKLSLSRNILCPKCKGKGSKSGTAGRCFGCKGTGMKITRRQIGLGMIQQMQHVCPDCRGSGEVINERDKCPLCKGNKVSQEKKVLEVHVEKGMQQGQKIVFEGQADEAPDTITGDIVFVLQVKDHPKFRREQDDLYIDHNLSLTEALCGFQFAVKHLDGRQLLIKSNPGEVIKPGQYKAINDEGMPQHNRPFMKGRLYIQFNVDFPDSGFLSPDQCQLLEKVLPQKSSKHVSDMELDDCEETTLHDVNFKEEMRRKQQQQYREAYDEDDDEPSGQRVQCAQQ; encoded by the exons ATGTTTGGGCGTGGTGGACCAAGGAGGAGTGATAACTCCAAATATTATGATATTCTCGGGATTTCCAAAAATGCCAGTGAAGATGAAATCAAGAAGGCCTATAGAAAGGCGGCTATGAAGAACCATCCAGATAAGGGAGGAGATCCTGAAAAG TTTAAGGAGTTAGGTCAAGCATATGAAGTTTTAAGTGATCCTGAGAAGAAAGAACTGTATGACCAGTATGGTGAAGATGCCCTTAAAGAAGGGATGGGGGGAGGAGGCTCGTTTCATAATCCATTTGATATATTTGAATCATTTTTTGGAGGAGCAAGCTTTGGTG GTGGTGGTAGTTCCCGAGGTAGAAGACAGAAGCATGGTGAAGATGTGGTgcattctttaaaggtttcctTGGAGGACGTTTATAATGGCACAACAAAGAAACTATCTCTTTCTAGAAACATATTATGCCCAAAATGTAAAGG GAAAGGTTCAAAAAGTGGAACTGCTGGTAGGTGTTTTGGATGCAAAGGCACTGGTATGAAAATTACAAGAAGGCAGATTGGACTAGGCATGATTCAACAAATGCAACATGTCTGTCCTGACTGCAGAGGATCTG GTGAGGTCATTAACGAGAGAGATAAATGTCCTCTGTGCAAAGGAAACAAGGTTTCCCAGGAAAAGAAGGTGCTGGAAGTGCATGTTGAGAAGGGCATGCAGCAGGGTCAGAAGATTGTTTTTGAAGGACAAGCTGATGAAGCT CCTGACACAATCACAGGAGACATTGTTTTTGTATTGCAAGTAAAGGATCACCCAAAGTTCAGAAGGGAGCAGGATGACCTCTATATTGATCACAATCTCAGCTTAACCGAGGCACTCTGTGGCTTCCAGTTTGCTGTCAAACATCTTGATGGTAGGCAACTATTGATCAAATCAAACCCTGGGGAAGTCATCAAACCAG GTCAATATAAAGCAATAAATGATGAGGGAATGCCACAACACAATAGGCCATTCATGAAGGGTCGCCTTTACATCCAGTTTAATGTTGATTTCCCAGACTCAGGGTTTCTTTCCCCTGACCAATGCCAGTTACTGGAAAAGGTGTTACCTCAAAAGAGCAGCAAGCATGTGTCAGACATGGAGCTGGATGATTGTGAGGAGACCACTTTGCATGATGTCAACTTTAAGGAGGAGATGAGACGAAAGCAGCAACAGCAATATCGCGAGGCatatgatgaagatgatgatgagcCATCTGGTCAACGAGTGCAATGTGCTCAACAGTAG